Part of the Moritella sp. 24 genome is shown below.
TAAAGTTAAGTAGCGTTTCAATTCCGCCCTCAGAGCTGCTTGCGCGAATAATTTCAGCACGTAAACGTAACAGGTCATAAGCGTCTTGCTGTTCTTCGTTCATATCAACAACAGTATTACTATTGATAATCTCGGGTACCGTAGTATCACTGGCTACATCTTTAATGTTTTTACGGTTACAGTAAGTATCAAAGAGTGAGCGTAGGCCATCTAAGTTTTTAAAGCCGGTTAAGCCCTGCGCCATTGCTTGAGAACCATCAAGGCGACCGATTTGAACTTCACTTGTTTCACCAAAGACGTTAATAAAGTCATCTTGGTTGGCAATACCCATCGCTAGCCATTCTTCCGGCGTTAATACGTGTGAGAGCATGTTGTAAATATCAAGTGGACTATTTGGCGTTGGTGTTGCGGTTAGTAGTACAGCGCCACGGCCATTCTGTTTACGTCCTAAGAATTGCATTTTTTGGCGCATGTCTGCAGCGACTTTAGCCTCGCCACCAGCCGACAAATAAACTAATTGGCGAGAGTTCTTACCTGCCTCTTGGCTATTGCGGTAGTTATGCCCTTCGTCCACGATAACAGTGTCAAAGTGCATATCTTCAAAGAATGGGTAATCGTATTCTTTCTCGGAGCCTTCTTTTACCAACTTGGCAAGTGCGGCCTCTTTTGCTTGCTGTTTTTTGTATGAGTCAGCAAAAACATCAATTTTACCCGTAGCAGATAAGTTACCCATGTGTTCTGCAGCATTATCTTGAATGGTTGCAGGTTTCATTGGGATACGTGCAAACTGTTCCTTGCTCATAATAACCAGGTTGCAATTAGAGTGCGGGATCTTGTGCATCTTAGTGGCGATGTCTTCTGCACTTGATTCTTTTAGTACCGGTGTTGTTTTTGGGTTGTCCGTGGTTTTATGTAGTTTCGGGGTGCCGTCTTCATTCAAGATTGGCTGTGTTTGTACTACGCCTTCCTCATTCTTCACAAAATCAAAACCAACAAAGACCGTTTTAGATATGTTGTCGTAGCCGTAAAAATCGATTGTTTCGTTGATCCAGTTTTCAGTAACCGATTTAGGTACCACGATACATGTCCGCTTACTGCGTTTCTCTTTGGTGTTATATGCAACAAGACCAAGTGCGGTGAATGTCTTACCTAGACCGGTCCCAAAACCTAAGATACCGCGTCCTTCTTCTGAAAGTCGGCGGATACCACTGTTCTGATAACCCATGTTTACGATATTACCTGACACGCCATCAAGGTTTAACGGGCTATCATCATGGTCAAATTGAATATTGCCGTTAAAGGAATCGTTATATCGTTCGGTAATCAATTTAACGTCAGGGTGTTGTTGCGCCCATAGCTGAAACTCTGATTCCATTTGTCGAACTTGTTCACGGTACTTACTCGATTCAACGCCGTTCTTGCCCTGGACTGTTTGGCCGTTTAAGTATTTCTCTACTTGGCGAATAAAACGGTTGTCATCGTTTGAGGGTACTTTTTTGCCGTCTTTAGAGAAGTAACCAGTAAATAAACCGTCCGAACCTTCGTATCCGGGCTGTTCTGTTACATTGCCGTCATCATCCACTTTAATGTCGGAGTAACTAAAATCGTCATAGCCGTTTTCTTGTAAGAACTCGACAACCATTTGTCGTGGTAGCCATTTGCCACGTAAATCAAAATGAATATCTTCGGTCTTGGTCCATTTACGGTTTTTAGTGATCGCGTCTAGTTGGCGGTTGGCGTTGGCTTTTTGCTTGTCCGTGGCATGTTCATTCGCCAGGGTGTGCATGATGGCCGCTTTACGTTTGGTGATGTTCCCGCTGGTGGCGCGATCAAGTGGTGATAATTGTCCGTTGTTATCAATGGCGATGTTGTCAAAGTCTGACAAGTAATCTAATAAGCTATTGTCATCATCGATGTCTACGTGTTCTGGTAATTCGCCGGTGAATGATTCACGAAAAGCATCAAGTGGCACTGAGGCGTGACCAATTGCATGAGATAGCATATCAATAGTGCGCTGTGCATTGGTTGTATCAAAGGCCACTGTGCTCGATGTATCTAACTCGCCTTTCATTAAGTCTGAGAAAGTCCCATCACTGTTCATGGCATTAACAAAGCTTTGGTAATAACTCGCCGTTTGGTCGCCCTTGACGCGCTTTAAACCTTTTACATCGTGTGAGGTACCCAATCGGTCGAAGGTTGCATTAAGTTGCGCCTGTATCTCGATACGGGTTGTCTCTGCTCCCACGGGATCCAGTACACGTTGCATTGTGTAGTTCTCGATCATGGTCCCGATTAAGGCACCTTTAACGATTCGCTCTTGATGTCCTGCAGGGTGCTTTGATGCAAGCGTAAAGGCATTGGCAATAACGCCACTTGTTTTATCACCAAAGTTTTCGTGAATGTTTTTGAGGTGCTTAAAGTTTAATGCTAAAGCGTTTTCGGGGGTAGAGACTAACTCGGTTACATTATTAATTGAGTTGGTACCGAACTTATCAGCATCAATAAGGCCATTACTATTACTGAGTTTAATCGGTAGCCATTCACTATCGATGTATTCATGCCAGCGACCGTTAATTTGGCGTTGGTCGCCTTCAATATAATTAATGGGTGCTTGCTCTGTTAGGTTTAAGCGGTCCCAATCAATGCGGCTTTCAAACTTTTTGCTAAGGCTTTTAGCGGTGGCCTGATTATGAGTATCAATCATATCTGACTTAACTTGGCCTTGTTCTGCAGTGAGTTGCTTGCCGTTCTCACCTTTAGGCAGATTAGGGATAGCTACCAGGTCACGATCAAAGTTAGCCGCGCCCTTAACTACTTCACCGTTGATAAAGCGCTTACCGTCTTTATCAAACCACTTACCTGTAATGAATTGAGCCCACAGTACGTTAGACTCACGTAATGTCTTCGTGTCACCATTGGCCACCAGCTCGGCCAGTTCTTCACTGTGTTTACGCATAATTAATACGTCAGTAACAACACTTTCAGACCCTTGGTTGCTAAATGCACCGGCGGCAATTTTATGTGCACCTAAGAACTCAGCTTTGCGGGATATTGTGGCGCGGAATTTACTGAGTGATGCAGCGCCAACGATGTTTTGCGGCACGACTAATGTAATGTAAGCACCAGGCTTGGCTTTATCGATTGCACGACTAACAAAGTAAGTCTCTTTCGTTTTAAGGTGTGCGTAGCTTGGATCATCATTTGCCAGGTTGCCACGGGCTGAACCGAAAGGCACATTACCCACTACGGCATCAAAGGTACCGTCTGTGCTACTGTCTGCAGCGAACTTTTCAAAGTTAGTATTTTTAACTTCATCTTCGGGGTGTAAAATTTGGTTGATCTTAGAAGAGGTACTTGATAACTCAGTGGCCGTCATGATCACGCCCGTTGGTTTCGAGCCATTGAACACGCCGGTACCCGCGCTTGGTTCTAAGATATTACCCTGGGCTCCGCCATATTCTTTCAGCATATCCCACATGCCACTCGCTAACCAGGTAGGCGTATAATATTCGTCAGTGGACCCGCCGATATTACCTTCACCGGTATAACCACGTAAGATTTCTTTTTGCTCATTAGTGACAAGGAGAGGGTTATCTATTTGCTTAAGAACAGCCAAGGCTTTTCGGTTGGCCTCTCTGCGTGTCTTATCGATACTGACACGGAATGATTTAGTTACACCGAATTCGTTCTCTGGCTTTACTAAAAAGCCATCAAAGATACGAATCAGTTCACTAATATCATTAGCACGCGGCGCTTTAGATAAAAATTTAGTTTTACTCATTATTTATCGCTCTTCGTCTAGTTAAAATTATCGTACAAGAGCGATGTTAATAGGAGCGATAAAATAATCGTTTATTATCCAACTTTAATATATCAACCATCCTTGGTGTTATATAATTCAGCAACTAAAGATAATTTTTATTTTAGTAAAGAGTCGTATCTTGTCGGGGCTAACACCTGGACTTTCCATCGTTAGTTAAGCGATTTTAAAAATGGGGAACTGAATTGTGACGATAAAAGTAATGTACTGTGACCAATGTGATGAAGACACTGAGCATGATGAATTAGAGGGGTACGATCATACAGATGACGATGATGACGATCTAGATACTTCCGGCCTTATCTCAAAGATGAATGGCGACATCGTTTACACGTACACTTGTCAAAAATGTTTCAACCAATTCGAAGAAATTTAACAAATAGGAAGGTTCGATGAAATTTAAAAACGGTAAAGCTGCAGAAAATGTAAATAACATTGGTCAGCTAATAGCTCTTTTACAACAACTGCCACCTGAGACTGCAATTGAACAAGAAATGTCTAAGAGTGTCGATGTTGTTATCTGCAATCCTCAAGGTTGTAATGCTTATGTGTGTTTCGATGAAGGTTTTTCACGCGTTAATTTAAAATGGGTAACTTTTAATGTTCAAGAAATTTCAGAAAGTACACGTTTACATTCCCGACCAATGCAATAAAAACGCAGTTGTTTTGGAGTGTATTAAGCGTGATTATGGTGTGGTTTATAATGTTCAATTCATAGGCTCAACAGAAACGAAGATTGTCAACGAATCACACTTAACTGAGTCGATTTAATTAGCCTAAAACGATATAGGAAACTGGGGGGGATTATTGGACTTAAATCATGATCTTGTTTGTAAAAAAACAATAGAAATCACTAACAATTTATTGCGAGCAATCAAATTAAGGGATTTTGATTCTATAGAGCATTTTTGGAAAGAATTATTAGATTTTAGAGATACTGTTTCAGCCATTGAAAGTAGCGCCTCTGATAGAACAAGCTACATAGAAGTATTAGATAAATACATTGCTGATATTCGACCCGTTTATGAATCTTGGCACAACAACAGACCATAGGAAACTGTGTTATGGAAGTAAGAGCCGATACAGCAATGAAAATCATCGAGGCAATTCAAGAGCTGGTTCGCAAAGACGAACCTAACGCCTCGGCCAGTCGCACGTTTGATTATGCTGTTGTGGCCATGTCTGCAATGGCTGCAGATATAGCAAGACAACAACCAGATCCAGAGCGACAGCTTGAAATATTCGCGCAATCAATGAAGGGAAACGCTCAGATATTAATGCGTGGTAATTCAACTGAAAAACCTAATTAACTTAATGGTGCTGTGATGTCAAAAATAGTTAGCTATGAGGAATTTTGTCTGCACTACGAACTAGATTCAAGTGTCACCGACAGTCGAACTCAGTACAACGAATACTGTAATAACTTAACTGTATTTAATAATGCTGCTGCAGATAACATAACCAAAAAAGCAATTAAAAAAGCAAGAAATACAAAATAGGACACTATGAGTAATAATTTAAGAGGTTGTGTATCCGAACCGTTAGAAGTGGTTTTAGAGTTGATGGGGGTTAATGAATATACCCCAGAGAAGTTAGTACATTCAATCGTGGAGGATATTGCACTCCTCGCAATGTTGAATGATGACGATGAAATGCTAAATGCTTGTCAGGCTAAAGTCGATATTTTAAGACCTTTAATTACCAATGAAATGGCTTAAATAACACTAAATTAATATAGGAAACTAAATAGATGGAATTAGTAGATAAAGTTTGGAGTGAAGTTTTAGAAAATGAAGGTTCAAAAGAAAAGCTGCTTGAACTTGTTAAGGCCAACCCGCAAGTTATTTACTTATGGAAACAATACGATCCAATTGATAAAAAAGCGTATTTCGATATAAAAATTATTGAGTGCTTAGATGGTGATATTAGGGATGATTCAGAAGATTTAATATCTCATTATCAACCAGTATCGGTGGAAGGTACACCAACAGAGATCGAAACTTTGGCTGATGAACTTGGGGTGTCCCCGATGGATTGGGGAAATGAACCTTTTCAAAATCAAAAGTAGGGAACTAAATTAGACAAAAGTAAATAATCGCAGCTCTTAGTGTTCTTATTTACTTATTGTTTTATCGCTCAAGCTATTCTGCAGGCTCAAGGCCAGTAGCAATTAGCGAGATAAAACAATGGTGATGAATGATGGTACAGAAAAGCCCAAAAAATTAGGCGCTATTGGTAGCGTATTAAAATTGATTGGTGATCAATTCCCTGGTCACAAAGAAAATGAGAACAGTAACACTGCACTGGAAGATTCCCCTCTTGCTGGTGGCGCAGGGTTTAACCATGTAAACGATGATACACATCTAAGTAATGACAGTGGTGATGAATCGCCGCGTGATGTCATTGCTGAAAAGAAAATGCCGATAGATCGCTCGGCAAAGTACGCAATTCTTCAAGGCATGTCACAAGATCCTTCATTGAGCGAGGGCCTTGATATGCACCTTTCTCATGCTTTATCACCAGACCGCCGAACCAATCGTTCATTTAAGTTGGTATCAACAGCGCCCGAACACGATAAGTTAGTCGCAGAACAGAACGCACGCTTAGTACCTAAAATGAATAATGGCTTGGTTGCCTGGGCTAAGGTGATGTGCATTTTTGGTACTAACTATGTTCGCCCGTACTGTAAAGAAGGTGTGGGCATTACCCATTTTCAATCTGATTATTGGACCATGCCTAATTTTGTACGCAAGTATGAAAAATCAGGACTGTTAGCCGGTTACACATCACAGCACATGCGAAAGGAACAAAGCTCCGCCGTCTACTTAGCGCCGCCTTGGTCATTGCTAGAATTAAAGATCCCCTTCTTTCAACCTAACTTTAATATTGAACCGAACAATTATGACGGTAAGTTGTATAGCTTATTTGATGATGTCCACCATCGAACTCCGCTTGAGTCTCAAGATTACGGTACCTCGCTATTAGAGTATTGCTATGAACCGTACTGTGATTTTAAAGAGTCACTAGCATCGCTGTTAGCCAGTCGCCGTAACGCAAGTCGTATTGACCGTTTCATTACCACGCAACTTGATAACTTAGACCCTGTAGCTGCAGTTAACTACATCAATCTACTTTCTCAACAAATGAAGTCGGATATGGAGTACACGGAGTCAAAGCACCGTAAAGCGGGTACCCGCCCTCTAATCAATAACTCAATCATACCGGTGCAAGGTGGTAGCAAGGGCGGCACTACGATAGATACTCAATCTACCGATCCAAACATTCAATATTTAGAAGACATCATATTACACCTAAAACGTATGTGTTCAGCGTTAGGTATTGACCTGTCATTACTGGGTTGGGCTGACACCATGAGTGGTGGCATCGGTGATGGCGGCTTTCTTCAAACCTCAATCCAAGCAGCTCGGCGTGCAACTTGGATACGCCAGGCATGTGAAACGCTAATCAATAACGCTGTAGAGCTCGACTTCTGGTACCGCTATAAAAAAGTGTTACCTGCAGGTCAGGAAAAGCCGTGGCGCGTTCAATTTTACTCACTGAACAATGCAATTGAAGAGCAAGAATCTATTGCGCGAGAAGGTAAGGCTAACTTTGCTACAACGGTCGCTACGCTGGTGGATACGATGATGCAGGGTTCAAGTAATGGCTCTGATACATTGAAACGTGTCTTACTGAGTGATGTGCTCGACATCGATGACGGCACGCTCGATACCATCTTAAAAGAATTAAACGTTACCCCTGCAGAGGGTGACGATCTTATGTCTGAATTTAATAATTTTACAGAAACCGAAAAAGCTCAAATGATATTGAGTAAATTAATGGAGAACGCAGAATGACATACAAAGTATTAAAAGCAGTGAAAGAAACATTCAACATTTTCAACGATGGCCGTAAGTATAATCCAGCACCACAAAAGTTTTTGTTGTCTGCGTTATCTAACGTATTGTCATCGGGTGAAACTATTGAGCGAGTTAACTTACAGGAGGCTATTGGCTACTTTGGTCATGGGTTCCGTGAGTTGACCGGTAAAATTCGCCCTGGTGAAGTTGAAATGATTGAGAAGGGCGGGAAACTAGCGGCTGTTAATATTGTGCCAGCTATCCGCACAAAGTCTGTTGTGGTGGATAGCGCAGGTAATGTGACGCACGAACAAGAGTTTTTAGATACAGTGCCAGGTCGTGCAGCGCTAAGTTGTTACAATTCCGGCGTAGGTGGTTTTTCTTGGGCCATGTCTGGTAGTAACGGCCATAACACTGAGCAGGGTAGTGTTACGCGTAGTTTCAGTGGGTTTGATTACGTTAAACAAGCTAACTTCATACCACTACATCGTCAGACACAATTGTTATCAAGTGTGAACGAGACTGGCCTCGATAGTATGTTGCTTTCATCAATGACCGATAACGGCGTTGATAAAGACCTTGCAAGTGATTTATTAAACCAATTTTCAAGTGGTCCTGCTGATGTTGGAGCTGATGAAATTAATCAATTATTACTTTCTCAGCTGGTGGAGCAAAAGCAACAGCGCGAACAATTGCTGTCAGGTGTTATTGATAACTCAGTGTTTTTTATTAACGATAGCCAGCGTAACGCATTACTTAACTGTAATGGCAGTGATGATGTCGAAATCTTGAATTCGTTATTTAGTGCTATGCAAAATACAGAAACACATCATTTGCCAATCTCACCTAATCAATCAGCGCAAGGGGTGAAAGTTGAACAAGTTGCACAAAATTTGAGTTACACCAGTTTTGAGAATACACCGGTGAAATTCGCATGATCCTACTTTTAGCGTTCTCATTTGTTGCACTTGTTTTTCTTGTCGTTATGTTCGCCACTAAGGACTCAGCACAGAAAAAAGTACCCATTACTTGTCTCGCATTAGCGGCGATTAGTATTTTTTTGGGGATCATACTTTACCCTATATCTGGTTTCTATGAGTTTGAATATGCGGATAAAACAAAGCGAATGGAATTAAAATTAAGAGCGGAATATCTTGATTTTGAAGTGGATAAAGCGAGAGAAATGATTGAAGTTCTCGGTTCTGAAACGCATTACATCGAATATTTAAAGGCTAAATATCAAGCTGTCGATGAATAAAATGCTTTATATTTCATTATAGTTTTGTGAATACAATGAAATAATAAGGGTTAATAACTACACATTTATTTAATGTGGT
Proteins encoded:
- a CDS encoding SNF2-related protein produces the protein MSKTKFLSKAPRANDISELIRIFDGFLVKPENEFGVTKSFRVSIDKTRREANRKALAVLKQIDNPLLVTNEQKEILRGYTGEGNIGGSTDEYYTPTWLASGMWDMLKEYGGAQGNILEPSAGTGVFNGSKPTGVIMTATELSSTSSKINQILHPEDEVKNTNFEKFAADSSTDGTFDAVVGNVPFGSARGNLANDDPSYAHLKTKETYFVSRAIDKAKPGAYITLVVPQNIVGAASLSKFRATISRKAEFLGAHKIAAGAFSNQGSESVVTDVLIMRKHSEELAELVANGDTKTLRESNVLWAQFITGKWFDKDGKRFINGEVVKGAANFDRDLVAIPNLPKGENGKQLTAEQGQVKSDMIDTHNQATAKSLSKKFESRIDWDRLNLTEQAPINYIEGDQRQINGRWHEYIDSEWLPIKLSNSNGLIDADKFGTNSINNVTELVSTPENALALNFKHLKNIHENFGDKTSGVIANAFTLASKHPAGHQERIVKGALIGTMIENYTMQRVLDPVGAETTRIEIQAQLNATFDRLGTSHDVKGLKRVKGDQTASYYQSFVNAMNSDGTFSDLMKGELDTSSTVAFDTTNAQRTIDMLSHAIGHASVPLDAFRESFTGELPEHVDIDDDNSLLDYLSDFDNIAIDNNGQLSPLDRATSGNITKRKAAIMHTLANEHATDKQKANANRQLDAITKNRKWTKTEDIHFDLRGKWLPRQMVVEFLQENGYDDFSYSDIKVDDDGNVTEQPGYEGSDGLFTGYFSKDGKKVPSNDDNRFIRQVEKYLNGQTVQGKNGVESSKYREQVRQMESEFQLWAQQHPDVKLITERYNDSFNGNIQFDHDDSPLNLDGVSGNIVNMGYQNSGIRRLSEEGRGILGFGTGLGKTFTALGLVAYNTKEKRSKRTCIVVPKSVTENWINETIDFYGYDNISKTVFVGFDFVKNEEGVVQTQPILNEDGTPKLHKTTDNPKTTPVLKESSAEDIATKMHKIPHSNCNLVIMSKEQFARIPMKPATIQDNAAEHMGNLSATGKIDVFADSYKKQQAKEAALAKLVKEGSEKEYDYPFFEDMHFDTVIVDEGHNYRNSQEAGKNSRQLVYLSAGGEAKVAADMRQKMQFLGRKQNGRGAVLLTATPTPNSPLDIYNMLSHVLTPEEWLAMGIANQDDFINVFGETSEVQIGRLDGSQAMAQGLTGFKNLDGLRSLFDTYCNRKNIKDVASDTTVPEIINSNTVVDMNEEQQDAYDLLRLRAEIIRASSSEGGIETLLNFSGKSPAEQQLIEQIIETYPDDQIFSVMRDMERVTSDIELYNQRMTFVFPKEKAKQAQALIDNIKTPITIQVRERNQHGEMENVKRKVDLNAEITINDDGLFVVSINDKFESALIAGLNKQKLTQGDVSHPVSPKYARLLANLKESFEAGGKQIIFTEEKSQHKKLHRIICHHLGLKPNQVGILNGSTVTGDESAINEDSFKKMGAAAAKKKREELEAQGLDTSDVDQEGLETIAKRYNQGQFRVLICNKKAEVGVNLHIQTTDIHHLSLPWTPASIDQRNGRGARVGAPQSHVNSHFYLAKGSFDQFRLDTINRKRKWQNDLIDGTASRADNGDADDDNDTGLLLANNPEEYAAMLEIRKRELEEKLQKSKVESANYTLEKYLLSAALAKQNIGHLEGNERDAADALVNSQARLQREEVHLQDAQKTLDESQDEYSHRWLVDRNKRDVAKAKKNNREKNSALKRAQNKLKGAIKAKQQVLRLKPQVQAAIDNGVLKLDPELIDNPTSFIHDKVNSRAIRIGNTYFIADYDYGNFAVIVTDVLPEEGGVKIEALSAGPYLYGVHPVSRLQDEVIISKTITALSLELKTTYGLSNCYNLLDRNLFNSLVENNIVPEKLPVLTLSNGKYNVKAYQYVSDKSTVIFLDKSDSVIKEQLALIYIESAKTGSTQEHLVTEALKFLFGEHYVESIVKYNPDAETNEELAQFVEREIVPLFSESYQLNLNEAVHTGKIAYPALKLKGELNALNKVPGDIFRKDALKTAISDRIVEELALFESESTSKRDSAMANIKQRFSAAEGSAIDDVAKRLLTLDESMFIGNSLYMKQYTLEFIEETLPKTAYADHVETMITDLRRIGYRTQISTDLATPEILQEAYAKIHNEVGRDISLLQPYLPKDESTEPVKAEQPPAPAIESDGDNLDASAIPYAAILKEKFNIVCKRNTLDMELKSFRGKVFASGEPYEYIGFYDPAGKGGALHDALSPIKRRKKAVNGADASSEFDGFWWFVKADLDTQTVLDAFDL